One segment of Anopheles stephensi strain Indian chromosome 3, UCI_ANSTEP_V1.0, whole genome shotgun sequence DNA contains the following:
- the LOC118514358 gene encoding transcription factor BTF3 homolog 4, with protein sequence MNPEKLKKMQSEVRIGGKGMPRRKKKIVHTSSAVDDKKLQLSLKKLGVNTIPGIEEVNMIKNDGSVIHFNNPKTQASLGTNTFAITGHSETKMITEMLPNIISQLGPEGLNQLKKLATAAAAEEDDDVPELTENFEEVSKKEAETKEAAAAGASSTKAPEVPASS encoded by the coding sequence ATGAATCCGGAAAAGCTGAAGAAAATGCAGAGCGAGGTGCGCATCGGCGGCAAGGGCATGCCCCGCCGTAAGAAGAAGATCGTCCACACGAGCTCGGCCGTCGACGACAAGAAGCTGCAGCTGTCGTTGAAGAAGCTCGGAGTCAACACGATTCCCGGCATCGAGGAGGTGAACATGATCAAAAACGATGGTTCCGTGATCCACTTCAACAACCCAAAGACACAGGCATCCCTGGGCACCAACACGTTCGCCATCACCGGTCACAGCGAAACGAAAATGATCACGGAAATGCTGCCCAACATCATCTCCCAGCTCGGACCGGAAGGTTTGAATCAGCTGAAAAAGCTGGCCACGGCGGCCGCCGCCGAGGAGGATGACGATGTGCCGGAGCTGACCGAAAACTTTGAGGAGGTGTCGAAGAAGGAGGCGGAGACGaaagaagctgctgctgccggtgcatCCAGCACTAAGGCGCCAGAGGTTCCAGCTTCTTCataa
- the LOC118514350 gene encoding peptidyl-prolyl cis-trans isomerase FKBP8 produces the protein MDAEKSSSSSFEDLSNLNEQERAELASSVVSAPAQSKEPGTGHAATDQERKLESEANPAAEENEPESECMDILGNGTLLKKVLQKGHSELRPDSKDLVTINYTGRLDDGTVVEEQTNLVVQIDDVEVVQGLDMALKLMNEGEVAEVIVNPRFAYGELGLKDPTELDPVIRTVPPNATITYTVTLVSMREESDIEARTYTSRKEIGNKKRLRGNYWMKRQEYNLAIQSYRRALEYLDDTVSAGGMMESGAGSVELSTAELQDLLEDRMKVYNNLALAQLKISAHEAALKSVDHVLKCQPNNAKALFRKGKILDAKGDTAGAITLLQKAATIDVDDKLIQSELSKLILKSKREARNERDLYQKMLGQAQKLEQKTKAAPTVQSNESSKIMMWGYLVGTILIGVVGVAIFRYNNP, from the exons ATGGATGCGGAAAAGTCAAGCAGCAGTTCCTTCGAAGACCTTTCGAACCTAAACGAACAGGAACGGGCAGAGCTGGCTTCCTCGGTGGTGTCCGCACCTGCACAAAGCAAAGAACCCGGCACAGGGCACGCGGCAACCGACCAAGAACGAAAGCTTGAGAGTGAAGCGAACCCGGCTGCGGAAGAAAACGAACCCGAATCGGAATGCATGGACATACTGGGCAATGGAACGCTGCTGAAGAAGGTGCTGCAAAAGGGACACTCGGAGCTGAGGCCCGACAGTAAAGACCTGGTAACGATCAACTATACCGGGCGGCTAGACGATGGAACGGTGGTGGAGGAGCAAACTAATCTTGTTGTGCAAATCGACGACGTAGAG GTGGTGCAAGGGTTAGATATGGCGCTGAAGCTAATGAACGAGGGAGAAGTGGCGGAAGTGATTGTAAATCCTCGCTTCGCGTACGGCGAGCTCGGATTGAAAGACCCTACCGAGCTGGATCCGGTGATACGGACAGTTCCGCCAAATGCAACCATTACCTACACGGTGACGCTCGTGTCGATGCGAGAAGAAAGCGACATCGAAGCGCGAACGTACACGTCCCGAAAGGAGATCGGTAACAAGAAGCGATTACGCGGTAACTACTGGATGAAGCGGCAGGAGTACAATCTGGCAATACAGAGCTACCGGCGAGCGTTGGAGTATCTGGACGATACGGTCAGTGCCGGCGGTATGATGGAATCGGGCGCAGGCTCGGTTGAG TTGTCCACCGCAGAGCTGCAGGATTTGCTGGAAGATCGTATGAAAGTGTACAATAACCTCGCGTTGGCTCAGCTTAAAATCTCGGCCCACGAAGCTGCCCTCAAGTCGGTGGATCATGTGCTAAAATGCCAGCCAAACAATGCGAAGGCTTTGTTTCGCAAGGGCAAG ATTTTGGATGCAAAAGGAGACACTGCTGGTGCGATAACGTTGCTGCAAAAAGCAGCAACGATCGATGTTGACGATAAGCTAATACAGTCG GAATTATCCAAATTGATCCTAAAGTCGAAGCGCGAAGCACGCAATGAGCGGGACCTGTACCAGAAGATGTTGGGCCAGGCGCAGAAGCTAGAGCAAAAGACAAAAGCTGCACCAACCGTGCAAAGCAATGAATCGTCCAAG ATCATGATGTGGGGTTACCTCGTGGGCACCATCCTGATCGGTGTGGTCGGTGTCGCGATCTTCCGGTACAATAATCCCTAG